The DNA window tccttcttcctctgtgCACAGCACAGATGTTCGGAACCACAAAGTGTCCAGTGCAGTGCAAGGGCCACAGCACACGAGACCCAGGCTGCTGCCTCTAAGGCTGCAGCATTGCaatctccctctccccttcccagatTCTCTCTGTGTCACTTCAATCTTAAGAACTAACTGCCAGTTACAGGCAAAACTATGCACCGAGGACAAATAGGACTCACTTTCATACCAAAGGGTGGAAAATTGGCTTAATTAAATGTAGAGAATCTATTcaatagaattttataaaatcGTGATGTAGATCGATACATACTCATACTAAATATAAacccaaataagaaaaagagcagcttaaaaaatagcatttagaACATAGACTCATTTTGTAAAtaacatatgcatacatatgtaaatatacagatacatacacatacataatatagGCATCACCTCAAAAATTTGGATGTATTTATCTCGGGTGGTAGGAGGAGGAGTGACTTGTTTTTACTATaatgaacaaatatttcctgggtaataaaacattagaataattttaaaaccaaCCAGGACGTAGGTGAAATGAGTATCAATCTTCCTCACTGCCCCCTtactcatttatttcatttattttttttgttttttttttgtctttttagggccacacccatacctgtggcatatgggggtttccaggctaggggtcgaactggagctgtagctactggcctacgccacagcaactcgagacccaagccacatctgtgacctacatatagctcacagcaaagccagatccttaacccactgagtgaggccagggatcaaaccaggtcctcatggatactagtcgggttggttgaccactgagccaggacaggaactccagcccctTACTCATTTTAAACCAACACATTCTGGGGGAGGAAGCACCCACTGGGTGCTAGGCTCTGCCAGCAGCTCGGCAGGAATTGGAGTGATCAGATGTGGTCCCCACAACAACCCCAGATACTGGCCAGGGTGACTCAAGAAGACCCTTCAGGAAGCCTGCAGCTGGGGTAGGGGCTAAGGCAGGGGTCTGGAGAAGGAGGCTCTCCAGCCGGAAGAAGGGTACTGGCAGAGGCACATGCCTAGAGGGGGATGCCTAGCCAGGATCTCCGATCAGAAGTGTGAACCCATGGGAAGGCTTGGGGCACCTGTCTCTTGAAGAGTTCAAACAGGAACTACTGCTAAAGATGTAAGATAAGATGAGGTGGGGGGACAGAATGAGGGAAGAAAATGGGGAGGGTGCTCAGGGAGGTAGTTCTGCGCTTCagccaccctcctcccaccccaagaAGCTCAAACCAGCCTAGCCGTGGCCGCTGCAGAGAGTAGCATGAAAGCATCAACACAAAGCTGCCTCACCGGGCTGAGGCCTTTGCAGTTAAGTGTCTTGGTCATGTGCACAATGGAACTGACTGCCACTGGGCAGTGTGTGGGTCAGTGTGTTCCCATGGGCCAGACAGCACCAAAGGCGACAGTCCCCAAGACGTTGAGAGCTCAGTGAGCAAGCAGGGAGAACATATTTTTAGACCTGGTGTGttctattgtttctttgtttcctttcctctgccttcAGGTTTTCTGCAGAACTCAGCGCTACAAGAGCGGCGGTATGAAGAGTAAAAAGCAGTTCAGATGCCCCGCGGGCTGGACTGAGCTGAGCACCAGCCCTCACCACCACCAGGGGGCACCCGAGCAGAGACACACGGCTACCTACAGAAGGAAGAGTAGGAAGAGCATCCACCCTCTCCGTGTCTCTCTGAACAAGTCCGCAGAAAGACCGGCCCTAGTGGCTCAACTCTGGAGTGATCCGgaaggggtgggctggggaggaggcccCAAGTGTGCGGATCGGCCTTCCTCAACCGAATGTTGTTTATTACCCTGATCGCCTCCTGCTGCCAGGCTGCCAACCCAGAGGATTTAGGGTATAGATTAGGGATGAGGGCAGCTTCTGGAAAGCAGTGGAGAAAGAGTGGTGTGACCGAAGGAGCACTGGACGCGGAGTCAGGAGAGCTGGCTGCCCAGCCCTACACTTCATGTGACCTTTCCCTCGCTGCAAGGtttgtttactcatctgtaaacaaaggcgggggctggggggatcTCCGTGGTATCCGAGTGCCCTTCAGGTTCTGACCAAAGACAGATTCCTTGTGGAACCTTAAAAAGGGCAAAAGGAAAGAACTGGAGAAAAGAACCAAAGAACAGAAACAGTCGCTGTTTGCTCCCCACCGCGCTGGGGCGCCGGCCACTACGCTGAGTCAGAGGGGACAGCAGGGGGGCCCTCACCTAAAAGAGACTTTGAGTGCACACTCACTCTCTCTCGGGCTCCCAGCTCTCCCTCGgatcccccccccacacacacacacacatattcccgCCCGGGTCTCGCATTGCTGGCGCGGGCATTCCCCACTCTCCACCTGGAAAGGGCATGGGGTGAGCGAGGTCTTCTGCAGTGGGTACAGGGCGACGATCCCGACCAGGGTCTCCCTGAGAGGTCAAATGCACCCAGGCAGGCGCTTTCCATCCTCACATCACCAACCTTCGCCTCCATCCACCCCATCCTGGACAAAGTGGGGAACAGACCCAAGAGGTGGGAGCGCTCTGGGCCCGGTGTATTCAGTCGTTCAGTCGGGGAGGCAGGTAATGGACCCATGCACCCAAGACGCGACCTCGTTCTGGTGACGTTTTCTACACCCGGGGATTCCTGGCCCCCCATTCCAGCTAATCTTCCCCAATCCTCCCCCTGTCTTGAGAGCCTGAACCCCCAAGGTTCAAGAAGTCAAGAGCCTTGAGAAATGCACTGTGCAAATATATTGACTTTATTTGTCTCCGTTCGGGAGCCTCACAGACATATCAGGTAAAAAGATCGTTAAATAAACGCCGTCAGCCATcgcaatgcaaaaataaatatcaatccttcggccacagcagcaactgagcTGCGCTCCAAGTCCCATCGGCCGAGCCTAACAATTACAAAAGTGTTCAGCGAGAGTGTGTCGGCGTGAGTGTGAACGGGAGTGCGCTGGGGGGCACGGTGGAGCGGTGTGCAAAGTCGGAGTTGCAACCATCGGACAAGGGCGTGGAGCTGCTCTCCGAGAAGCCCTGGTGACCCGGGGCGACTCGGCGCGGGCGCGTCCCCGCACACACTCACAGCAGAGTTCGTACTGGaaggagtttaaaaataaacatttacaagGGCAAAGAAAGCGGCCCCCCTCCCTGTCGCCCGAGGGTGAGCGCGGCGCGGCGCAAGGCGCCCCAACCAGTTCGCAGCCGAGCGAAGGTCCAAGTGCTCGAGGGGCGCTGGTTCCCGGTCTTCCTGGGCCCCGGGGAGGCGGGCGCGGGCTCTCTCGGGTTCGAACGCCGGTCGCCGGCGGGCCTCCGAGGCGCGTGTGTCCCGGCTGCGGGCGGCGCCCCTCACAGGGCCGAGTCGGAGTCGCTAGAGTCCAGGCTGTTCCTCAGTTTGCAGCTGGTGAGTTGCTCCCGCTGCAGCGACAGGCTCTGCGTGCTGCGGCGCAGGCACTCCAGGCTCTGCAGGAACGACTTCTTGGCCTTCTCCTCCTCCATGGGGgacactccctcctcctccacctcctggaTCTCGTCGAAGGTCACCGGCTGCGTCTTGAAGCGGGACTGGCGCGGCCGCCGCAGCCGACCCTTGCCCTTGGACAGCTTGGCGGGCCGCACGGGCTGCGGGAACTCGTCGGCCAGGCACACGAAGTGCGGCATCACCGCCTGGTAGCTGGAGCAGATGCCCATCAGCTCGCTGGGCTTGGCGGCCGCCATGGCGCTGCCCGTGTCTTCGGGGCCGGGCGGCGGGGCGCCGGGGCTCTCCAGGGGCGGCCGCTGCGCCGGGGCCCCCCGGGAGGCAGCAGCCTGGGGCTCGCCGGGCGGGGGATCCAAATCTGCTGTGGGGTGGCGGCGGCCCTCGCGGGCCCGGGTCGGCGCTCCTCGGGAGGGCGGGCAGGCGGGCCCGTCGTGGGGAACGGGGCTCTGGGGGATGCTGCTCCGCTGCGCTCCGAGGCGCTCGCCGCCGCTGCTGTCGCCGTCTGCCCCGCGGCGGCCCGGCCCACCGCTTATATAGCCGGCTCCTGCCCACACGGCTGCGAGCTCGGATGACAGCGAATGCCATTTAAAGCGTGTGCGCCCCGCGCCCTTCCGCCTGACGTCGCCCCGCCACGCTGGGAAAGTAGCGGCCCTTTCCCCAGCGCCGCCCGCCAACCCGGCTCCGGAAGGCGGGCCCCGCCCGCGGGGGTTCCGGGAGCATCCAAGGCCCCGAAGCACGCGGCTGTGCAGGGGCGGGCGGCCCAGGTGCAGGGTCTTGTCCTGGGCCTCCCCCAAGCCTGGAGGAAACGTGGTAGCCGCGGGGACGCAGGTCCCCCTCTCCAGCCTCCTAATCCCAGAGGCACACAATCAAGACGCTTGGTTATGCTGCGGAGGGTTCTGCGCTGCGCGCGGAGCGGAGG is part of the Sus scrofa isolate TJ Tabasco breed Duroc chromosome 2, Sscrofa11.1, whole genome shotgun sequence genome and encodes:
- the C2H11orf96 gene encoding uncharacterized protein C11orf96 homolog; translation: CASGIRRLERGTCVPAATTFPPGLGEAQDKTLHLGRPPLHSRVLRGLGCSRNPRGRGPPSGAGLAGGAGERAATFPAWRGDVRRKGAGRTRFKWHSLSSELAAVWAGAGYISGGPGRRGADGDSSGGERLGAQRSSIPQSPVPHDGPACPPSRGAPTRAREGRRHPTADLDPPPGEPQAAASRGAPAQRPPLESPGAPPPGPEDTGSAMAAAKPSELMGICSSYQAVMPHFVCLADEFPQPVRPAKLSKGKGRLRRPRQSRFKTQPVTFDEIQEVEEEGVSPMEEEKAKKSFLQSLECLRRSTQSLSLQREQLTSCKLRNSLDSSDSDSAL